The sequence ctccctcccggctcccctcccctcagcacctccctccctcacggcgccccgcccctccgcgcgcccctccccctcagcaccgcccccctcccccccggcacCCCTCCCCTCAGCGCACCCCTCCCTCACGGGGCTCCTCCTCTCAGCGcgttcctcccctccctcagccaCGTAGACCGGCAGTCCGTCTACTCCGCGGCAGCAGCTTGAGCTCCGGGGAAACTCGTTTGCTTCATCGGCCCCTCGCTCTCCCCAGTCTCGGGCCTAGCAcgctttcccttccccacccctgccgtCCTGGTGGGGCTTCTCCTCTCACAGGGTCCTGAAGGCGGCCCCCAGCCGGCATCTCCTACCCACACAGATCTTTTCTCTTCGGGGCCTGGGGAGCAGCTGGGCTCCGCGGGTTCAATTCCGATCTGATCAAGCTGGGCTTTGGGGGACAAGCTCCCTTCTGAAAAGTAGCCAGGGCCCCGGTGAGGTGAGAGGGCAAGCGGGGCAGAGCCAGGGTGGACGTGGATGGTGAcgggagtgggggggggcggggggagtctgTCTTTACTCCGCAGTCAGCGCCTTGGAGAGGGCCAGGcggtgcctcccccaccccaccccgcgtCCCCCCTCTTGTGGCAGACCCCTGCCGTGAGGCGCCCTGCCTTCGGCGGCGTGTCCACTGCCCACAACGCGGGCAGAGTCTGCTCCTGCAGGGGCAGGACTGGGGTACCTCCCTTACAGCGAGTCCTGCGCCTCCTCGAGTGCCTCAGTCTCCCGAGGCTGCAGCCACAGAGAGACgtccacaaacttggtggcttaaaacaacacacatttattctcttacagttctggcgGTCAGAGTTCTCAAATCAGACTCACTGGGCTAAGGTCAAAGTGTCAGTAGGGCTGGCTCCCTCAGGGAGATCTGAGGGGAGCAtctcatttccttgccttttctggctTCCGTGGGCGCCTGCGTTCCTCAGCTCTGACCCCTTCCCGCTGTGTCTCCTCCGTCCTCTCTGACCTGCTTTCCTGTCACTCGGGTCCCTGCGATTGCATCAAGCCCACCTGGGTAATCCAGGAGGGTCGCCTTGCCCAAAGACCGTTAATTTAACTatgtctgcaaagtcccttttgcccgATAAAGTCATGTTCACAGGTCCCTGGGGATAAGAACGCGGCCatctggggcgggggaggggacctCTATTCAGCCCACTACAACTAGGCTGCAGAAGGGACCACTCCGCCTGCTGGTATTTCAAAGGCTGGGAGAAAAAGGGTGGGCCTTTTCTGCCTTGGGTTCAGCAGGGTCCTTCCAAGCCTTGTATTTCTAAGGGCTGGGCTTCACCAACCCTCCCTTCCAACCGGAGACACTCCCTGCAATGTCTCCTTGAAAGTCAGGTGGCCAGTTGAAATCTAACTGCTGGTGAGGGGTTCAGGGCCAGCCAAGAAGCCCCCGAGGGTGCCTGCCTTCAGCCCACACCCCGCTGGCTGTGACAAGCCCACGGCccagaagggacacagagaaggctCTGGGGCCTGCcgcggggggcagggaggccgcGAGACGAGTGAGGCCCGCTAGGACAGCGCGTGTCGTGTCGGCCGGAGCTCAGGTGTGGCTGCTGTGCTGTGGGAGCGGAGGGGGAAGCTGGGGGCTGTGGTCCCCGCCCACAGAGATGACAGAGACCGTGGCTGGGAGCGGCGCCGAAGTCACGGAGCCTCTGTGAGAGTGCGTCTCTGCCCTGTAGCATCTGGGGGCAAGGCCTCACCAGACACGTGTGGCTCCAAAGTCCCAGGTTCGGGCTTTTCCTTTGTGATGAGAGAgcagcgggggcagggggagggcagcggCGGCAGAGCAGGAAGGCGGGGAGCCTCTCTTGCTACCTCTTCTCCGTGTTCTGCATCTGCAAGCTGAGGGACGTGAAGCTGGCCAGGAGGTCGGTCACCTCATCCACCTGTGGGACAAAACCACGGCTCTGTCACGGGTGCCACGACGGGCCCAGCTGTCTCGGCCCCCGATCTCCACCCTGATGCCACAGACTCGGGAGGGTAGGCGTTGTCTCCTGGGGCACGTGGTGGCTTCACCGACTGTGGAGCAGCTGTCCGATCGATAGTCCTGGACTCCAGCTGGTCTCAGACTGTCCCCGAGAGAAGGGCCACAAGTGGCGTCAAAGGACGCAGACGGGGCTTCGAGGTCCACAGGGGGCTACAGCCCCCCAGCCGCGGCCTCTTTCTACTCTGAACGTCCAGCTGTAGCACAGCAGAGCGGCACCGGCCCCGAGGCTCCCGCCAGGCCCTGGGTCTGGCCCTGGCGCCGCAGCTCACCTGCTCTCTGGTGCTCGTCATCTGGAGGCGGGTGCAGAGGTCGTCCAGCCGTTCCCGCTGCTCGTGCCGCCCCAGGCGCTCCAGGTACTCCCTCAGCATCTGGATGATCTGGAACAAGGGGCCGGGCTGAGTTGCTGGGGGTCTCGctaggtggcagagagagagagctgccgccgccgccgccgcgaaGCCCAGTGGAGCGGTGGCCGGATGGGGTCGGTGTGAAGCAACCCAGGCGCCTGGGTGCGCCCGGGCAGGCGTGTCTGTCTGTGGTCCGGGCGGCACCTGTCCGGCGCTTGTTTGTGCCGTTGGCCCAGCGTGAAGGGCACTCACCTGCTTCACCTCCAGCCGCACAGCCTCCAGGCACTGGGAGTGGCCCTCCTGCAGGATGTTCAGCTTTGACTTGGCCAGGTGCAGGGGCGTGCGGCCAGCTCGGTCCAAAGCATCCACACGGGCCCCTGCGGGAGCAGGCGGAGGTGAGCGCGCTGGGGGTGAGGGCGAGAGAGGAGGGCGAGGGGGCAGGGAGCACGTACCTCCTCGCAGCAGTGTAGTGATGACGGGGACATGGTTGGTGCAGGCCGCTGAGGAAGAAGAACAGGGACCTGAGAGTCCGGGACACCAGGGCCTGGCCCTGTGTGCCAGCTTGGCTGCAGTCGCTGGGACTGTGCCTCCAGGTGTGCCTGCACCAAGGCAGCAACGGGGCGGGTCCAACTCCCTCCCCGTTCAGCTAGGGAGACCGAGGCTTGGGGATGGGACCTGCTGCACCGCGAGCCATAGTGTGGGTCGGCCACGGGGCAGCAACAGGCTTCAGGTCTCACCTTCCCTAGCAGAGCTCTGCTGAGCCATTGAGGTTGCTAAAGCAGCTGTGCTCAGGACCCAGCCAACCGGTGACCCAAGGGGGAGTCCATGAGAGGCAGactggggggtggtggtggcctCGGGGGCTCGAGCTCTCCCCAGATGATAGGAGATCCTGCTGGGAACTTACAGACAGGCCCCCGGGCTCTCCATCAAAGGAGCCTATCTGTGC is a genomic window of Acinonyx jubatus isolate Ajub_Pintada_27869175 chromosome B4, VMU_Ajub_asm_v1.0, whole genome shotgun sequence containing:
- the ANKRD54 gene encoding ankyrin repeat domain-containing protein 54 isoform X2, with protein sequence MPTTWKQQLLEDGTDPCAADDKGRTALHFASCNGNDRIVQLLLDHGADPNQRDGLGNTPLHLAACTNHVPVITTLLRGGARVDALDRAGRTPLHLAKSKLNILQEGHSQCLEAVRLEVKQIIQMLREYLERLGRHEQRERLDDLCTRLQMTSTREQVDEVTDLLASFTSLSLQMQNTEKR